A portion of the Hydractinia symbiolongicarpus strain clone_291-10 chromosome 10, HSymV2.1, whole genome shotgun sequence genome contains these proteins:
- the LOC130613089 gene encoding uncharacterized protein LOC130613089 isoform X2: MSHSLPPTSTFYHYDRMFSTNPSMSSSQGSSESATYYNEIQMDDGKWTREQTQVLIDTWKTHKYTLLSTASSSAEHFKVWKLIANEVNKLSPPKSLQQCKKKFRNIRYICKTAMNNNKQSGTKKHYPMFYSDFVEIISESERNKEGIRGDMPSVEILRDGSMDDSSIDIEEHSPRQETQDLTNISTMRTDESNLNKTKPKNLLRTKNVSSFNSTDSFHDSPRSHDGELQTHYSSTERRSASPSINVEDRTENDENTEDKPITESRPDEYCTDENLLYVPSDILARKHKHIDVSIMGRGYPPPKRIKRSADGFPSPGQYKSSGSHDSTTGLPTDTYPTMAPITYSQESFTAGSGLNYASAALTSAARKYKTSADLQPSFSRDSNYSYSRQHNGKPNPIISVGSRDSGVFQPGLPSRDSFNERFLEVQERQMELFSDMLNRHEQFLLRLLSQQREAAEEAQRRDREFMLKLIEMFVKHT; the protein is encoded by the coding sequence ATGAGCCACTCTTTGCCGCCGACATCTACGTTTTATCACTACGATCGCATGTTTTCTACCAACCCATCCATGTCTTCGTCACAAGGAAGTTCAGAAAGCGCCACATATTACAATGAAATTCAAATGGACGACGGCAAATGGACACGCGAACAAACACAGGTTTTAATTGACACCTGGAAAACACATAAATACACGCTCCTCAGTACCGCTTCTAGTTCTGCCGAGCATTTCAAAGTATGGAAACTAATAGCAAACGAAGTTAACAAACTTTCCCCGCCAAAAAGTTTACAACAATGCAAGAAAAAATTCCGTAATATAAGATACATCTGCAAGACGGCCATGAACAATAATAAACAAAGCGGCACGAAAAAACATTACCCTATGTTTTATTCCGATTTTGTTGAGATTATTTCTGAGAGTGAGCGAAACAAAGAAGGAATTAGAGGCGATATGCCGAGCGTTGAAATTTTAAGAGACGGTAGCATGGATGATTCATCTATAGATATTGAGGAACATAGTCCTCGGCAGGAAACGCAAGACCTGACAAATATTTCAACTATGCGAACAGATGAAAGTaacttaaacaaaacaaagcctAAAAATTTATTACGAACTAAAAACGTTTCAAGTTTTAACTCGACCGACAGTTTTCACGATAGTCCTCGCTCGCATGATGGAGAATTACAAACTCATTATTCGTCAACAGAACGGCGCTCAGCGTCACCATCTATAAACGTTGAGGACAGGACAGAAAATGACGAAAATACAGAAGACAAACCTATTACGGAAAGTCGGCCTGATGAATATTGTACCGATGAAAACCTTTTATATGTGCCGTCCGATATTCTAGCCAGGAAACACAAACATATTGATGTGAGTATTATGGGACGGGGTTACCCGCCGCCTAAACGAATTAAGAGGTCAGCAGACGGATTTCCGTCTCCCGGCCAATATAAATCGTCGGGTTCGCATGATTCAACAACTGGGTTACCCACTGATACATATCCAACTATGGCCCCTATCACCTACAGCCAGGAGAGTTTTACAGCTGGCAGTGGTCTAAATTACGCATCAGCGGCTCTAACATCTGCAGCGCGAAAATATAAGACCTCAGCAGATTTGCAGCCATCATTTAGTAGAGACTCAAACTACTCGTATTCACGTCAACATAACGGCAAACCGAACCCGATCATATCTGTTGGATCACGTGATAGCGGTGTTTTTCAGCCAGGATTACCTTCTAGGGATAGCTTTAACGAACGATTTCTAGAGGTGCAAGAGCGCCAGATGGAATTGTTTAGTGATATGTTAAACAGACACGAACAATTTTTATTAAGACTATTATCACAGCAGAGAGAGGCAGCAGAAGAAGCACAACGGCGTGACCGCGAATTCATGTTAAAGCTCATTGAAATGTTCGTAAAACATACTTGA
- the LOC130613089 gene encoding uncharacterized protein LOC130613089 isoform X1: MDNPPDAYDKNLSLETLGCRANEQQVGIEFSNEELTYYGVEGQVDENLEQNAIEFTRPIFSAPEVLSNDVIDVINHCQKIWIMSHSLPPTSTFYHYDRMFSTNPSMSSSQGSSESATYYNEIQMDDGKWTREQTQVLIDTWKTHKYTLLSTASSSAEHFKVWKLIANEVNKLSPPKSLQQCKKKFRNIRYICKTAMNNNKQSGTKKHYPMFYSDFVEIISESERNKEGIRGDMPSVEILRDGSMDDSSIDIEEHSPRQETQDLTNISTMRTDESNLNKTKPKNLLRTKNVSSFNSTDSFHDSPRSHDGELQTHYSSTERRSASPSINVEDRTENDENTEDKPITESRPDEYCTDENLLYVPSDILARKHKHIDVSIMGRGYPPPKRIKRSADGFPSPGQYKSSGSHDSTTGLPTDTYPTMAPITYSQESFTAGSGLNYASAALTSAARKYKTSADLQPSFSRDSNYSYSRQHNGKPNPIISVGSRDSGVFQPGLPSRDSFNERFLEVQERQMELFSDMLNRHEQFLLRLLSQQREAAEEAQRRDREFMLKLIEMFVKHT; this comes from the exons ATGGATAACCCACCGGATGCGTACGACAAAAACCTCTCCCTTGAAACTTTGGGTTGCCGGGCAAATGAACAACAAGTGGGAATCGAATTTTCAAACGAGGAATTGACATACTATGGTGTTGAGGGCCAAGTTGATGAGAACCTGGAACAGAATGCTATTGAATTCACACGACCAATATTTTCAGCCCCTGAAGTGCTCTCAAACGACGTAATAGACGTAATAAACCATTGTCAAa aAATTTGGATAATGAGCCACTCTTTGCCGCCGACATCTACGTTTTATCACTACGATCGCATGTTTTCTACCAACCCATCCATGTCTTCGTCACAAGGAAGTTCAGAAAGCGCCACATATTACAATGAAATTCAAATGGACGACGGCAAATGGACACGCGAACAAACACAGGTTTTAATTGACACCTGGAAAACACATAAATACACGCTCCTCAGTACCGCTTCTAGTTCTGCCGAGCATTTCAAAGTATGGAAACTAATAGCAAACGAAGTTAACAAACTTTCCCCGCCAAAAAGTTTACAACAATGCAAGAAAAAATTCCGTAATATAAGATACATCTGCAAGACGGCCATGAACAATAATAAACAAAGCGGCACGAAAAAACATTACCCTATGTTTTATTCCGATTTTGTTGAGATTATTTCTGAGAGTGAGCGAAACAAAGAAGGAATTAGAGGCGATATGCCGAGCGTTGAAATTTTAAGAGACGGTAGCATGGATGATTCATCTATAGATATTGAGGAACATAGTCCTCGGCAGGAAACGCAAGACCTGACAAATATTTCAACTATGCGAACAGATGAAAGTaacttaaacaaaacaaagcctAAAAATTTATTACGAACTAAAAACGTTTCAAGTTTTAACTCGACCGACAGTTTTCACGATAGTCCTCGCTCGCATGATGGAGAATTACAAACTCATTATTCGTCAACAGAACGGCGCTCAGCGTCACCATCTATAAACGTTGAGGACAGGACAGAAAATGACGAAAATACAGAAGACAAACCTATTACGGAAAGTCGGCCTGATGAATATTGTACCGATGAAAACCTTTTATATGTGCCGTCCGATATTCTAGCCAGGAAACACAAACATATTGATGTGAGTATTATGGGACGGGGTTACCCGCCGCCTAAACGAATTAAGAGGTCAGCAGACGGATTTCCGTCTCCCGGCCAATATAAATCGTCGGGTTCGCATGATTCAACAACTGGGTTACCCACTGATACATATCCAACTATGGCCCCTATCACCTACAGCCAGGAGAGTTTTACAGCTGGCAGTGGTCTAAATTACGCATCAGCGGCTCTAACATCTGCAGCGCGAAAATATAAGACCTCAGCAGATTTGCAGCCATCATTTAGTAGAGACTCAAACTACTCGTATTCACGTCAACATAACGGCAAACCGAACCCGATCATATCTGTTGGATCACGTGATAGCGGTGTTTTTCAGCCAGGATTACCTTCTAGGGATAGCTTTAACGAACGATTTCTAGAGGTGCAAGAGCGCCAGATGGAATTGTTTAGTGATATGTTAAACAGACACGAACAATTTTTATTAAGACTATTATCACAGCAGAGAGAGGCAGCAGAAGAAGCACAACGGCGTGACCGCGAATTCATGTTAAAGCTCATTGAAATGTTCGTAAAACATACTTGA